A portion of the Glycine max cultivar Williams 82 chromosome 10, Glycine_max_v4.0, whole genome shotgun sequence genome contains these proteins:
- the LOC732549 gene encoding nitrate and chloride transporter — protein sequence MVVGGSNTGVHGWRDIKSLTVQVITGRWFVVFASFLIMAAAGATYMFGLYSSDIKTTLGYDQTTLNLLSFFKDLGTNVGVISGLINEVAPPWVVLAIGAILNFFGYFMIWLSVTQKIAKPKVWQMCLYICIGANSQTFANTGSLVTCIKNFPERNGVVLGILKGYLGLSGAIITQLYSAIYYDDTRALILLIAWLPAAISFASLRTIRYMKPVRQPNELNVFYKFLYISLGLAGFLLVMITVQKRVNFTQSEFGVSSAMVLFLLLLPLAVVSMEEYKVWQSKRLALVDPSPVKIVTDQGEKVKPNETTDGSSNSLSSNDTRWWENVFSPPARGEDYTILQALFSIDMWILFICSIFGIGGTLTAIDNLGQIGKSLRYPKKSISTFVSLVSIWNYLGRVFAGFVSEHYLQKYKFPRPLMLTLTMLLSCAGHLLIAFDVPNGLYAASVIIGFCFGAQWPLLFAIISELFGHKYYATLYNFGSAASPLGLYVLNVVMTGHLYDKEAKKQLAELGLERKEGQELNCIGIHCFKLSFIIITAATFFGVIVSLILVARTRTFYKSDIYKRYRDAAATVTEAEMAKVENGNNAKKDEKHVVPTQE from the coding sequence ATGGTAGTTGGAGGTTCGAATACCGGTGTTCATGGATGGCGAGACATCAAGAGTCTCACCGTCCAAGTCATCACCGGGAGATGGTTCGTGGTGTTCGCCTCCTTTCTAATCATGGCCGCCGCTGGAGCCACCTACATGTTCGGTCTCTATTCCAGCGACATCAAAACAACCCTCGGTTACGACCAAACCACTCTCAATCTCCTCAGTTTCTTCAAGGACTTGGGCACCAACGTTGGGGTCATCTCAGGCCTAATCAACGAGGTCGCTCCACCTTGGGTTGTCCTCGCCATTGGTGCCATCCTCAACTTCTTTGGCTACTTCATGATTTGGCTTTCCGTCACCCAAAAAATAGCCAAACCCAAAGTGTGGCAGATGTGTCTCTACATCTGCATAGGCGCTAACTCTCAGACCTTCGCCAACACTGGTTCCCTTGTCACTTGTATCAAGAACTTTCCAGAAAGAAACGGGGTCGTGTTAGGTATCCTCAAAGGTTACCTCGGTCTTAGTGGTGCAATCATCACACAACTCTACTCTGCCATATACTATGATGACACAAGGGCTTTGATTTTGCTCATAGCTTGGCTCCCCGCTGCTATTTCCTTCGCTTCCCTTCGAACCATTCGCTACATGAAGCCTGTTAGGCAGCCTAATGAGCTCAATGTTTTCTACAAGTTTCTGTATATTTCTCTTGGCCTTGCTGGGTTTCTTTTGGTCATGATCACTGTACAGAAAAGGGTCAACTTCACTCAGAGTGAGTTTGGTGTCAGCTCTGCTATGGTGCTCTTTCTGCTCCTCCTCCCACTTGCTGTTGTTTCTATGGAGGAATATAAGGTCTGGCAGAGTAAAAGGCTCGCTTTGGTTGACCCCTCCCCGGTGAAAATAGTAACCGATCAGGGTGAAAAGGTGAAACCCAATGAGACTACTGATGGTAGCAGCAATTCACTTTCTTCCAATGATACCAGGTGGTGGGAAAATGTTTTTAGTCCACCAGCAAGAGGTGAGGACTATACAATACTTCAGGCGCTATTCAGCATCGACATGTGGATACTATTCATATGTAGCATATTTGGTATTGGTGGCACGTTGACCGCAATAGATAACCTTGGTCAGATAGGAAAGTCGCTTAGATACCCAAAGAAAAGCATAAGCACTTTCGTGTCCCTAGTAAGCATTTGGAATTATCTAGGAAGGGTTTTCGCTGGATTTGTTTCTGAACATTATCTACAAAAGTACAAGTTCCCTCGTCCTCTCATGCTTACACTAACCATGCTCTTGTCATGTGCTGGTCACCTTCTGATTGCATTTGACGTGCCAAATGGTCTTTATGCGGCTTCGGTGATTATTGGGTTTTGTTTTGGCGCACAGTGGCCTTTACTTTTTGCCATTATATCCGAGCTTTTTGGACATAAATATTATGCAACTTTGTATAACTTTGGAAGTGCAGCAAGTCCACTAGGGCTATATGTGCTTAATGTGGTGATGACTGGGCATTTGTATGACAAAGAAGCCAAGAAGCAACTTGCGGAATTGGGGCTTGAGAGAAAGGAAGGACAGGAATTGAACTGCATTGGGATCCATTGCTTCAAGTTATCCTTCATTATTATCACAGCTGCTACTTTCTTTGGTGTTATTGTTTCACTCATCTTGGTAGCTAGGACAAGAACCTTTTACAAAAGTGACATATACAAGAGATACCGGGATGCTGCAGCCACGGTGACAGAAGCTGAAATGGCGAAGGTGGAGAACGGAAACAACGCAAAGAAAGATGAGAAACATGTGGTGCCAACTCAGGAGTAA